The Vicia villosa cultivar HV-30 ecotype Madison, WI linkage group LG1, Vvil1.0, whole genome shotgun sequence genome includes a region encoding these proteins:
- the LOC131639703 gene encoding probable disease resistance protein At5g66900, translating to MAMVLDAVIGKVVDELLSSVVEMKNKALKFKSSLERLEKTLQSLAPLINQIDELNKKLDRPAKETERLIKQMKDGKELVLKCSDQDKFQWWNCCYKKAEYQEQLEELDGEIRRFFELDLRAQDARNGLEALLEIKEFRAEFRSAGLRNERIELRGVCFPPQPPGFIVGLDGPLNELKMRLLKDEVSVSVVTVTGSGGSGKSTLAKRFCWDEQVKGKFKENIFFITFAKTPKLNAIVQKLFQHTGYQVLDFQSDEDMFNQLEQLMKQIGKNGPILLVLDDVWLGSESLVDNFVFEIPNYKILVTSRFAIGRFGHPFVLKPLSEANAINLFKHSASLTKSNSDIPDDVVKEIVRGCSGSPLALRVSGRSLSNEQQIVWLNRAKELSAGGTILDSNTDVLSCLQKSLDVLDPKSMECFRDLGLFPEDQRIPVAALIDMWAEIRNEDDATAMERIYKLVNLNLADIIVTRKVASGTIDYNYHYVTQHGLLRDLAIRNNSQEPEDKRNRLIIDTSANNIPSWWTSETEYHIAARVLSISTDEEFPSKWCNLQPTEVEALVLNLREKKCILPIFMKKMLKLKVLIITNYDFYHAEFGNFEFLGHLSSLKRIRLEKVTIPFLGKTIVQLKNLQKCSFFMCNVNEAFKTCTIQDSEIFPTLLEMNFDYCDMVELPNVISYIVSLKKLSITNCHKLRSLHEGIGKLVNLESLRLSSCSELQKLPDSITNMHRLKFLDISGCINLSQLPENIGELEKLEKVNMRGCSSISELPSSVMDLEGLMHVVCDEETAEKWEPFRTILGDLRIEVVQEDFNLDFLDNQ from the exons ATGGCTATGGTTCTAGATGCAGTTATTGGAAAAGTAGTGGATGAACTATTGAGTTCAGTTGTTGAAATGAAGAACAAAGCTTTGAAGTTCAAATCATCTCTAGAAAGATTAGAAAAAACTCTCCAGTCATTAGCACCATTGATCAATCAAATAGATGAACTCAACAAGAAACTGGATCGACCGGCTAAAGAAACCGAGAGACTAATCAAGCAAATGAAAGACGGGAAAGAACTAGTCCTTAAATGTTCTGATCAGGACAAATTCCAGTGGTGGAATTGTTGTTACAAGAAGGCGGAATATCAAGAGCAACTTGAAGAGTTGGATGGTGAGATTAGAAGATTCTTTGAGCTTGATTTGAGAGCTCAAGATGCGAGGAACGGGTTGGAAGCGCTTTTGGAGATTAAAGAGTTTCGAGCTGAGTTTAGAAGTGCTGGTTTGAGGAATGAGAGGATTGAATTGAGAGGTGTTTGTTTTCCACCTCAACCGCCGGGTTTTATTGTTGGGTTGGATGGTCCTTTGAATGAGTTGAAGATGAGGTTGTTGAAGGATGAGGTTAGTGTTTCTGTTGTTACGGTTACTGGTTCTGGTGGTTCGGGGAAATCTACGCTGGCGAAAAGGTTTTGTTGGGATGAACAAGTAAAAG GTAAATTCAAGGAAAATATCTTCTTCATTACATTTGCAAAAACACCAAAGCTGAATGCTATAGTGCAGAAACTGTTTCAACACACTGGCTATCAAGTTCTTGATTTTCAAAGTGATGAAGACATGTTTAACCAATTGGAACAATTGATGAAACAGATTGGGAAAAACGGCCCGATATTGTTGGTCTTAGACGATGTTTGGCTAGGATCGGAGTCACTTGTTGACAATTTTGTGTTTGAGATTCCTAACTACAAGATTTTGGTGACATCAAGATTTGCAATCGGAAGATTCGGACATCCATTTGTCTTGAAACCTCTTTCGGAAGCAAATGCTATAAATCTGTTTAAGCATTCAGCTTCCTTAACTAAGAGCAACTCAGATATTCCAGATGATGTTGTGAAAGAG ATAGTAAGAGGTTGTAGCGGTTCTCCCTTAGCGCTTCGAGTGAGTGGAAGATCGTTGAGTAATGAACAACAGATAGTTTGGCTTAACAGGGCTAAGGAATTATCAGCTGGTGGTACAATTCTTGATTCTAATACAGACGTACTTTCGTGTCTCCAAAAGAGCTTAGATGTATTGGATCCCAAGTCCATGGAGTGTTTTCGGGACTTAGGCTTATTTCCTGAAGATCAAAGGATCCCTGTCGCTGCCCTCATTGATATGTGGGCAGAAATAAGGAATGAAGACGACGCAACTGCAATGGAAAGAATCTATAAACTGGTTAACCTCAACTTAGCGGATATTATTGTCACAAG GAAAGTTGCGAGTGGCACAATTGACTACAACTACCATTATGTTACGCAACATGGTCTTCTTCGTGACCTAGCCATCCGTAATAACAGCCAAGAGCCCGAGGATAAGAGGAATAGGCTCATAATTGACACGAGTGCAAATAATATTCCCTCATGGTGGACTTCAGAGACTGAATATCACATTGCAGCTCGCGTTTTATCTATATCAACTG ATGaggaattcccttcaaaatggtGTAACTTGCAACCAACTGAAGTCGAGGCTTTAGTCTTAAACCTTAGAGAAAAGAAGTGCATACTACCAATCTTCATGAAGAAAATGCTCAAACTAAAAGTTTTGATAATCACAAATTACGATTTCTATCACGCTGAATTTGGTAATTTTGAGTTTCTCGGTCATCTATCAAGTCTTAAACGAATCAGATTAGAGAAAGTCACGATTCCTTTCCTCGGAAAAACAATAGTACAGCTAAAGAATCTTCAGAAGTGTTCTTTCTTTATGTGCAATGTGAATGAAGCATTTAAAACTTGCACTATCCAAGATTCAGAAATTTTTCCGACTTTGTTGGAGATGAATTTCGATTACTGTGACATGGTGGAATTGCCAAATGTGATTTCTTACATTGTATCCCTAAAGAAGCTTAGTATTACAAATTGTCATAAGCTTAGATCACTTCATGAAGGAATTGGAAAATTGGTTAATTTGGAatcactaaggttaagttcatGCAGTGAATTACAAAAGTTGCCAGATTCAATCACAAATATGCATAGGCTAAAGTTTCTTGACATCTCAGGATGCATAAACCTTAGTCAGTTGCCTGAGAATATTGGTGAGTTGGAGAAACTAGAAAAGGTGAATATGAGAGGTTGCTCTAGCATTAGTGAATTGCCATCATCAGTTATGGATCTTGAGGGATTAATGCATGTGGTGTGTGATGAAGAAACTGCTGAAAAATGGGAACCTTTTAGGACCATTCTTGGTGATCTAAGGATAGAGGTTGTTCAAGAAGATTTCAATTTAGATTTTCTTGATAATCAGTAG